In a genomic window of Candidatus Tumulicola sp.:
- a CDS encoding SagB/ThcOx family dehydrogenase yields the protein MAPSLSYDGHPVATLPPPRALTCPLDRALAERATSAAFAESNVSLENLATILHHAYGIVRPSSTSGEFPFGSRSVPSAGALYPLELYVHAASVAGLAPGIYHFEPALGVLRRFVDRDCSDRLASSLAQPELARAAATVFTTVLFERTIGKYGERGYRFALIEAGHAAQNMALCTAALGLAGTPIGGFFDYAIDELLQIDGVNHSTVYLFALGQPAESRE from the coding sequence GTTGCCGCCGCCGCGAGCATTAACGTGCCCGCTCGACCGGGCCTTGGCCGAACGAGCGACGTCCGCCGCGTTCGCGGAGTCGAACGTATCGCTCGAAAATCTCGCGACGATCTTACATCATGCGTATGGAATCGTCCGGCCGTCGTCGACGTCCGGCGAGTTTCCGTTTGGATCCAGAAGCGTGCCTTCTGCGGGAGCGCTGTACCCGCTGGAATTGTACGTACACGCCGCTTCGGTGGCCGGCCTCGCCCCCGGCATCTATCATTTCGAGCCGGCGCTCGGCGTACTACGACGCTTCGTCGATCGCGATTGTAGCGATCGACTCGCGTCTTCGCTCGCACAGCCGGAATTGGCGCGAGCGGCTGCGACCGTGTTCACGACGGTGCTCTTCGAGCGAACGATTGGAAAATACGGCGAACGCGGATACAGATTTGCGCTGATCGAGGCCGGGCACGCGGCTCAGAATATGGCGCTGTGCACGGCCGCGCTCGGGTTGGCGGGAACGCCTATTGGTGGCTTCTTCGATTATGCGATCGACGAGTTGCTGCAGATCGATGGCGTCAACCACTCGACCGTGTACCTGTTCGCGCTCGGCCAGCCTGCCGAGTCGCGCGAATAG